A window of the Candidatus Eisenbacteria bacterium genome harbors these coding sequences:
- a CDS encoding HD domain-containing protein, which produces MTREDALLLISEYVKTVNLKKHMLAAEAVMGALAEKLGEDVHRWKLTGLLHDIDFDLTSKDPERHTLVAEEVLAKNAVPSDIIHAIKCHNDKAQMETKMDRALWTSDPVTGFIVAAALIHPQKKLSAIDAKFLLNRFSEKGFARGANRDQMRACELLGISLEEFFALSLSSMQNIASDLGL; this is translated from the coding sequence ATGACTAGAGAAGATGCGCTTCTTCTCATATCTGAATACGTCAAGACAGTGAACCTGAAAAAGCACATGCTTGCCGCAGAGGCAGTGATGGGGGCTCTTGCGGAGAAGCTTGGAGAGGACGTGCACCGATGGAAACTCACGGGTCTTCTCCATGACATCGATTTTGATCTTACATCCAAGGACCCGGAACGGCACACACTGGTGGCAGAGGAAGTTCTCGCGAAGAACGCGGTCCCATCGGATATCATACACGCGATAAAGTGTCACAATGACAAAGCTCAGATGGAAACAAAGATGGATAGGGCGCTCTGGACTTCTGACCCGGTCACGGGCTTCATCGTGGCAGCAGCCCTCATTCATCCACAGAAGAAACTCTCCGCAATTGATGCGAAGTTTCTCTTGAACAGGTTTTCTGAGAAAGGATTTGCCCGCGGCGCGAACAGAGACCAGATGAGAGCATGTGAGCTCCTCGGGATATCGCTTGAGGAGTTTTTTGCGCTGTCTCTTTCTTCCATGCAGAACATAGCATCCGACCTTGGTCTTTAG
- a CDS encoding C4-type zinc ribbon domain-containing protein: MKRKLQLLVALQDLDIMIRETADPDSVKEEKKLGFEVKGLDKLMVAREKLASQVDPELLKLYERVSKRYGRGVVPVEEGVCLGCFMSLPTARAPRAKEITEIVLCENCGRILYWV, encoded by the coding sequence GTGAAAAGAAAACTTCAGCTTCTTGTTGCCCTTCAGGACCTCGACATAATGATCAGGGAGACAGCAGATCCTGACAGTGTGAAGGAGGAGAAAAAACTTGGTTTCGAAGTGAAAGGCCTGGACAAACTCATGGTCGCGCGGGAGAAGCTGGCTTCCCAGGTTGACCCAGAGCTGCTCAAGCTGTACGAGAGAGTTTCGAAAAGATACGGCAGGGGCGTTGTTCCAGTTGAAGAAGGGGTTTGCCTCGGTTGTTTCATGAGTCTTCCGACGGCAAGAGCTCCCAGGGCAAAGGAAATCACCGAAATTGTCTTGTGTGAAAACTGTGGAAGGATTCTTTACTGGGTGTAG
- a CDS encoding PTS sugar transporter subunit IIA, with protein MTDGAREAVRKPVRPKETRVTDYLVESLFISELKSKDWEGVLLEMVECLTTTRKASDRDILVEMLKRRESLGSTGIGKGVAIPHGRSLSVSDVTVVFARSDHGVNFNAIDTKPVHLFFLIVAPPQDAGARYLPLLGKIVEVVKDARTRKKLLEAEGFKEVKSLFSEREKG; from the coding sequence ATGACAGACGGAGCACGCGAAGCGGTCAGGAAGCCCGTACGGCCAAAGGAAACAAGAGTAACCGACTATCTTGTTGAGTCCCTGTTCATATCTGAGCTCAAGTCAAAAGACTGGGAAGGCGTGCTTCTCGAAATGGTTGAATGTCTGACAACGACGAGAAAGGCGAGCGATAGAGACATTCTTGTGGAGATGCTGAAGAGAAGGGAGAGTCTTGGCAGCACGGGCATAGGAAAGGGAGTTGCTATTCCCCACGGAAGATCTCTTTCCGTCTCCGACGTGACTGTTGTCTTTGCCAGATCAGATCACGGAGTAAATTTCAATGCCATTGATACAAAGCCGGTCCATTTGTTCTTTCTCATAGTTGCGCCTCCGCAGGATGCCGGAGCAAGGTATCTTCCTCTCCTGGGCAAAATCGTGGAAGTGGTAAAGGACGCACGGACCCGCAAGAAACTCCTTGAGGCCGAAGGCTTCAAGGAAGTAAAGAGTCTCTTCTCAGAAAGGGAAAAAGGGTGA
- a CDS encoding aspartate kinase, translating to MPLFIQKYGGSSVSSPERIKVVARRIVDLKRSGTNLVVVVSAMGDTTDDLLKLALSVTDNPRERELDMLLTAGERISIALLSMAVNSLGQDAVSFTGSQSGILTDERHTRARIVDMRTERIRSELRDGKVVIVAGFQGVSAKGKEITTLGRGGSDTTAVALAVNLGADMCEILTDVDGIYTADPRIVPSARKLEFVSYDEMLELSSLGAQVLHSRSVEMALKFSMPICVRSSFNQTPGTLVGEGGKMEEPVIRAIACDKNIAEIVLSGLTNDEIVVRILNALSDAGVNIELLVQGMAHEGNREIILTFSREDGKLAASALKKMSETKAGFDWKCDEEVGSISVVGEGMASSPGVAAAVLESLNKRNVPVQCISSSTITISCVVPKNKVDEGVRALHETFGLSGSRPAGQKSAF from the coding sequence TTGCCCCTCTTTATCCAGAAATACGGGGGAAGCTCCGTATCCTCGCCTGAAAGGATAAAAGTAGTCGCCCGAAGGATTGTTGACCTGAAAAGGTCGGGAACAAATCTTGTTGTTGTAGTCTCTGCAATGGGCGACACCACAGACGACCTCCTCAAACTTGCCCTGTCCGTTACTGATAATCCCAGGGAAAGGGAGCTCGACATGCTCCTTACCGCCGGCGAAAGAATTTCCATCGCGCTCCTTTCCATGGCCGTGAACTCACTCGGCCAGGATGCAGTTTCATTCACTGGCTCGCAGAGCGGCATTCTCACGGACGAGAGGCATACGAGGGCAAGAATTGTTGATATGAGAACGGAGAGAATACGAAGCGAGCTCCGCGACGGAAAGGTTGTGATAGTTGCCGGTTTCCAGGGAGTCAGTGCAAAGGGAAAAGAGATAACAACGCTGGGAAGAGGAGGCTCCGACACGACTGCAGTTGCGCTCGCCGTGAATCTCGGAGCTGACATGTGCGAGATTCTCACGGATGTTGATGGCATCTATACGGCTGATCCGCGAATTGTCCCATCTGCGAGAAAGCTTGAGTTTGTGAGCTATGATGAAATGCTTGAGCTTTCCTCTCTTGGGGCCCAAGTTTTGCATTCACGCTCGGTAGAAATGGCACTCAAATTCAGCATGCCGATCTGCGTCCGTTCGAGCTTTAACCAGACCCCGGGAACACTTGTCGGGGAAGGAGGCAAGATGGAGGAGCCCGTCATAAGGGCGATAGCCTGTGACAAGAACATTGCCGAGATCGTCTTATCAGGGCTGACAAACGACGAGATCGTGGTGCGGATTTTGAACGCCCTGAGCGACGCCGGGGTGAACATCGAGCTTCTGGTGCAGGGGATGGCTCACGAAGGAAATAGGGAGATTATTCTTACATTCTCCAGGGAAGACGGCAAACTTGCTGCCTCGGCTCTGAAGAAAATGTCTGAGACAAAGGCCGGCTTCGATTGGAAGTGTGACGAAGAAGTCGGCTCCATATCCGTCGTCGGCGAAGGGATGGCTAGCTCACCGGGGGTGGCTGCCGCCGTCCTGGAGTCGCTGAACAAGCGCAATGTTCCAGTGCAGTGCATCTCCAGCTCTACAATCACTATCAGCTGTGTTGTACCCAAGAACAAAGTGGATGAAGGAGTGAGAGCCCTGCACGAGACATTCGGACTTTCGGGTTCTCGCCCTGCCGGGCAGAAATCTGCATTCTGA